TCCCGCAGAGCATCACGGATAGCAGTTCCATCGGTACTACCGGCTTTTTGAATGGCTAGAGCCAGTACGAAGGCAGCATCGTAGGAGGTGTCGATGTAGGGAGTAGGGGGCAATTCGCCAAAGGCTGCTTTGTAGGATTCAGCAAAGAACTGGTAGGTTTTGCTGTCGGTGAGGGCTTGCGGAGAAACGCCAATGGATCCCTCCAGCAGATCAGCTCCCACTTGGGTGGCCACATCGGGAGAGCGCATCCCATCCGTGAAGACGAATCGGTCAAACAAGCCCTCCTCCAGTGCTTGCCGCAGGATGACCACACCATTTTCTGGGTAACCGATCAACACCAAGGCCTCAGGATCCCCCTCGGTCAATTGTGAGAGTTCACCCCGATAAGAGGCTTGGCCGGGTTCGTAGGGGACGGCCTTGGTAATGGTTCCACCCCGAGCTTCAAAGGCTTCCGTGAAGCTGTCGGCAAGCCCCTGGCCATAGTCGTTGTTGATGAAAATAATGGCTAGCCGCTCCAAATTCTCCTGCCGAGTTACCTGGGCCAATGCTACCCCTTGGTAGGCATCAGAAGGAACGGTGCGGAACAGGAAGTCATCATCGTCGAGGGTACTGATGGCAGGAGCTGTAGAGGCTGGAGAAATTTGTGGGATCCGGTTGGGGGCGGAAACCGTGGTGGCCACCGGGATGGTGTTACCACTCCCCAAAGCACCGATGATCCCGGCCACTCCTTCAATGGTCACCAGACGCTGGGCCGCATCAATGGCCGGTTGGGCGGCAGTTTGATCGTCAGCTACCACCAATTCTGCAGGAGCACCCAGGATCCCTCCGGCGGCGTTGATCTGCTCAATCGCCAGTTTCACACCATTCAGGCAATTTTCACCGAAGACCTGCAGGTCGCCGGTCAGGGGCATCAAAGCCCCAATCTTGACAGCTTGTTGGGCTGCACTGGGAAACAGGGTGGTAGTCAGGGCAGCAGCAGTAAGAGCGGCGGCAGCGGCAAAGGCACGCCGAGTCAGTTTGCTCACGCGGGACATAACAAACAACCTCCTGTGAGGGAAGAAAACAATAGGGATCCCTAAAGCCGAGTGTGAATTGTACAAACTAGACGCTTCCTCACCTCAAAGCGTTCCCCACTCCTTCAACAAAAATTGATACGCCAGATCCCAACAACCTTTGTAGAGTTGGCTGCGGAATCCAAGAGCAGTTGCTCCCAAAGGGATCTGAGAAGGATAATAGGCGAACTCGGC
This genomic stretch from Thermostichus vulcanus str. 'Rupite' harbors:
- a CDS encoding ABC transporter substrate-binding protein, with the protein product MSRVSKLTRRAFAAAAALTAAALTTTLFPSAAQQAVKIGALMPLTGDLQVFGENCLNGVKLAIEQINAAGGILGAPAELVVADDQTAAQPAIDAAQRLVTIEGVAGIIGALGSGNTIPVATTVSAPNRIPQISPASTAPAISTLDDDDFLFRTVPSDAYQGVALAQVTRQENLERLAIIFINNDYGQGLADSFTEAFEARGGTITKAVPYEPGQASYRGELSQLTEGDPEALVLIGYPENGVVILRQALEEGLFDRFVFTDGMRSPDVATQVGADLLEGSIGVSPQALTDSKTYQFFAESYKAAFGELPPTPYIDTSYDAAFVLALAIQKAGSTDGTAIRDALREVANPPGTEILAGEWEKAVDLISKGEDIFYTGASGSINFDENGDVAGTFARWTFQGGTVVDLEVFEPES